From the Bacillus sp. SM2101 genome, one window contains:
- a CDS encoding acetyl-CoA C-acyltransferase — MEVYIMEVYIFDAIRTPRGSARKNGSLRSFKPINLIGLLLKEIVRRNDFDAKKIDDIILGCVTQTKEQGANIARVAALHAGLHHSVGGMTVNRFCTSGLDAISIATQKIATKTDHLIIAGGVESVSRVPMFSDEGAWFTDREVMQTTQFVHMGVAADIMASLYSISRRDVDLYSIESHRRASRATREGYFIKSLIPVYAQDGTLLLTQDECFLEHVNDTTFSSIEPSFKGGETDKTILSSIPSLTEFTPTHHWGSSPALADGASVILIGTKEKGEELGLHPRARIRMTATTSVHPLLLTGGQHALAKALDNANLTAKDIDIYEYNEAFGATVLHFINEYNLDHERVNSNGGVISMGHALGATGGMLLSTLLDEMERVDYEFGAIGISGGAGVGSAMIIERV; from the coding sequence ATGGAAGTATATATAATGGAAGTATATATTTTTGATGCAATTAGAACACCGAGAGGTTCAGCCCGAAAAAATGGCTCTTTACGTTCGTTCAAACCCATCAATTTAATAGGTTTGTTGTTAAAAGAAATTGTCCGACGAAACGACTTCGATGCTAAGAAAATCGATGATATAATTCTAGGCTGTGTTACCCAAACGAAGGAACAAGGTGCTAATATTGCTAGAGTAGCTGCACTTCATGCTGGGTTACATCATTCTGTTGGAGGAATGACGGTAAATCGATTTTGTACTTCTGGATTAGATGCGATCAGTATTGCAACACAAAAAATTGCAACAAAAACTGATCATTTAATCATTGCAGGAGGTGTAGAATCAGTTTCTCGCGTGCCAATGTTTTCTGATGAAGGAGCCTGGTTCACGGATAGAGAAGTAATGCAAACTACTCAGTTCGTTCATATGGGTGTTGCTGCGGATATTATGGCATCATTGTATTCAATTTCAAGAAGAGACGTTGATTTATATAGCATCGAATCGCATCGAAGAGCGAGTAGAGCTACGAGAGAAGGATATTTTATTAAATCTCTCATACCTGTGTACGCACAAGATGGTACTTTATTATTAACACAAGATGAATGTTTTTTAGAGCATGTTAACGATACAACTTTTTCTTCCATAGAACCGAGCTTTAAAGGAGGTGAAACAGACAAAACCATATTATCTTCTATACCATCGCTGACTGAGTTCACTCCTACACACCACTGGGGAAGTTCCCCTGCATTAGCTGATGGAGCTTCTGTCATTTTAATAGGTACAAAAGAAAAAGGTGAAGAACTAGGGCTACACCCGAGAGCCCGAATACGCATGACTGCAACTACGTCGGTGCATCCTCTTCTTCTTACAGGGGGACAACATGCACTTGCCAAAGCGCTTGATAATGCAAATCTAACTGCCAAAGACATAGATATTTATGAGTATAATGAAGCTTTCGGCGCTACTGTCTTACACTTCATTAATGAATATAATCTTGATCATGAGAGAGTAAACAGCAATGGCGGCGTCATATCAATGGGGCATGCATTAGGTGCTACCGGGGGAATGCTCCTTTCTACTTTATTGGACGAAATGGAGAGAGTAGATTATGAGTTTGGCGCAATAGGGATAAGCGGCGGAGCAGGTGTAGGGTCAGCAATGATTATTGAACGAGTATAA
- a CDS encoding acyl-CoA dehydrogenase family protein has protein sequence MQDNKLFNKEHQIFRRSLRKFLEKEALPYFEQWEEEKCIPRTFWKKMGEQGYLCPWVDEKYGGINADFGYSVIIGEELDKIGGGLGGIGLHNDVVMPYIDSYGTEEQKKRWFPPALTGDLISAVAMTEPGTGSDLQAVKTTAIRDGDSYILNGEKTFITNGIHSDLVIVVCKTDPQAEPAYKGVSLIVVEDGTSGFKKGKQLKKVGLHSNDTSELIFEDCRVPVTNLLGEEGNGFYYLMEKLQQERLVLAIATQASCERMLEITINYVKQREAFGRPIGKFQNTRFKLAEMATEIQIGRTFVNDLISKHMNGEHVVTEVSMAKWWITDLAKKVATECMQLHGGYGFMEEYEIARRFRDVQVGSIYAGTNEIMKQIIAKNMGL, from the coding sequence ATGCAAGATAATAAATTGTTTAACAAGGAACACCAAATATTTCGCCGTTCATTACGAAAATTTTTGGAGAAAGAAGCTTTGCCTTATTTTGAACAATGGGAAGAAGAGAAATGTATTCCTCGAACATTTTGGAAGAAGATGGGTGAACAAGGGTATTTATGCCCATGGGTTGACGAGAAATATGGTGGAATCAATGCAGACTTTGGTTACTCGGTTATCATTGGAGAAGAGCTTGACAAAATAGGGGGAGGCCTAGGAGGAATAGGCTTACATAATGATGTTGTTATGCCTTATATCGACTCCTATGGGACAGAAGAACAGAAGAAAAGGTGGTTTCCACCAGCTTTAACAGGTGATCTTATTTCAGCAGTCGCAATGACTGAGCCTGGCACTGGGTCAGATTTACAGGCTGTAAAAACAACAGCTATTCGCGATGGGGATTCTTACATTCTGAATGGTGAAAAAACATTCATAACAAATGGGATACACTCTGACCTCGTCATCGTCGTGTGTAAAACAGATCCACAAGCAGAACCCGCATATAAAGGTGTTAGTTTAATCGTTGTTGAAGATGGCACATCAGGATTCAAAAAAGGAAAGCAACTAAAGAAGGTTGGGCTACATTCCAATGATACTTCAGAGTTAATATTCGAGGATTGTCGTGTGCCAGTTACAAATTTATTAGGTGAAGAAGGAAATGGCTTTTATTATCTTATGGAAAAACTTCAGCAGGAACGACTCGTTTTAGCAATCGCAACTCAGGCTTCATGCGAAAGGATGCTCGAAATAACAATAAACTATGTGAAACAGCGTGAGGCATTTGGTAGACCTATCGGTAAATTTCAAAACACGCGTTTTAAATTGGCAGAGATGGCTACTGAAATACAGATTGGTAGAACATTTGTAAATGATTTGATTAGCAAGCATATGAATGGTGAACATGTCGTTACTGAAGTTTCAATGGCAAAATGGTGGATAACTGACCTCGCTAAAAAGGTAGCGACTGAATGTATGCAGTTACATGGTGGCTATGGTTTTATGGAAGAATATGAGATTGCTAGAAGGTTTAGAGATGTACAAGTGGGCTCAATATATGCTGGTACAAACGAGATAATGAAGCAAATTATAGCAAAAAACATGGGGCTATAA
- a CDS encoding ATP-binding protein: protein MLAETLFLHVLIIFAPVLFYFVIFENKKLNIFNPYIYGLMQGTAAALCMLFSTYNFGLYWDLRYVPLVLSFLYGGPISGGIVVFFIIMTRTYMGGEALFYGYISVLLAASIPMLFSMRFWNFEKSKRIVIAVIVSFWPAFIQLGILVSWLIFDGSIDGDVKQLLFYIIIFGIILNIGIGFAAKLYEVVIERERMKQEIQNAEKLNTIGELAASIAHEIRNPLTVVKGFLQLMEKQQESENLEYLRIVLSELGRAESTISDYLNFAEPQFEKVESFPLNEVIIDVCKLLEPFASKEDIQLKISLNSSDHVLTDRNQIKQAFVNIIKNAIEASENGGSVNITVTSDGMYFYIIIKDTGKGMTKEQLNRIGTLFYTTKDKGTGLGTMVSIRIIQSMDGRISFESQPGVGTEVKIIIPQLR from the coding sequence ATGTTAGCAGAAACGTTATTTTTACATGTATTAATTATTTTTGCACCAGTGTTATTTTATTTTGTTATTTTCGAAAACAAAAAACTAAATATCTTTAATCCTTATATATATGGTTTGATGCAAGGTACAGCAGCAGCGCTTTGTATGTTATTTTCAACATATAATTTTGGTTTGTATTGGGATTTAAGATATGTCCCTCTCGTATTATCATTTCTATACGGAGGACCAATTAGCGGGGGCATTGTAGTATTTTTTATTATTATGACTAGAACATATATGGGTGGAGAAGCTTTATTTTATGGATATATTAGCGTGCTGTTGGCAGCTTCCATTCCAATGCTCTTTTCTATGCGCTTTTGGAACTTTGAGAAGAGTAAACGTATTGTTATTGCAGTCATAGTAAGCTTTTGGCCTGCGTTTATTCAGCTTGGGATCTTAGTTAGTTGGCTTATATTTGATGGAAGTATAGATGGGGATGTTAAACAGTTACTTTTTTATATTATTATTTTTGGAATCATCCTTAACATAGGCATTGGATTTGCAGCTAAGCTGTATGAAGTAGTGATAGAAAGAGAAAGGATGAAACAAGAAATACAAAATGCTGAGAAATTAAACACAATAGGAGAGTTAGCTGCTTCCATCGCCCATGAAATTAGAAATCCATTGACAGTGGTTAAGGGGTTTCTTCAGTTAATGGAAAAACAACAAGAGAGTGAAAATCTGGAATATCTCAGAATCGTCCTTAGTGAACTTGGAAGGGCAGAATCTACTATTAGTGATTATTTGAATTTTGCGGAACCACAGTTTGAAAAAGTTGAGAGTTTCCCTTTAAATGAGGTTATTATTGATGTTTGTAAATTACTAGAGCCATTTGCTTCTAAAGAAGATATACAATTGAAAATTTCGTTGAACTCTAGTGATCATGTATTAACCGACCGAAATCAAATCAAACAAGCCTTCGTCAATATCATTAAAAACGCTATTGAGGCCTCGGAAAACGGAGGAAGTGTAAATATTACTGTAACGAGTGATGGTATGTACTTCTATATAATAATCAAGGATACTGGAAAAGGGATGACTAAAGAACAGCTTAATAGAATAGGAACATTATTTTATACAACGAAAGATAAAGGTACTGGATTAGGTACGATGGTTTCGATTAGAATAATACAATCAATGGATGGGAGAATTAGCTTTGAAAGTCAACCTGGTGTAGGCACAGAAGTAAAGATTATCATACCACAATTAAGGTAA
- a CDS encoding carbon-nitrogen hydrolase family protein — MKIGLAQTRFPKSANEGLETVKQMIHQTSHHHCDLICFPESIIPGLRGVGYKVDEYNHSFQISALEKICSLAKQTKTAVIIPMEWQDELGFHIVAFVINNNGEILGYQTKNQIAPDEDFFGYVPGDGRYIFEINNVKFGIVICHEGFRYPETVRWAAMRGASIVFHPQYTGCVDNPEFFNQAMVCRSLENDIYFASVNYALENQKSTSSLISPSGERLIVGQQNAQELLVYDIDTKLATRLLANRFKPDLLS, encoded by the coding sequence ATGAAAATCGGATTGGCTCAAACAAGGTTTCCAAAATCAGCAAACGAAGGGTTAGAAACAGTTAAGCAAATGATACATCAGACCTCTCATCATCATTGTGACCTTATTTGCTTTCCTGAATCTATCATTCCTGGGTTAAGAGGAGTAGGTTATAAAGTTGATGAATATAATCACAGTTTTCAAATCTCTGCATTAGAAAAAATTTGTTCATTAGCTAAGCAAACAAAAACTGCCGTAATTATCCCCATGGAGTGGCAAGATGAACTTGGATTCCATATCGTTGCATTTGTAATAAATAATAATGGTGAAATACTAGGTTATCAAACTAAAAACCAAATTGCTCCAGACGAAGACTTTTTCGGTTATGTCCCTGGAGATGGGCGTTATATATTCGAAATTAATAATGTGAAATTTGGCATTGTCATTTGCCATGAAGGTTTTAGATATCCAGAAACTGTTAGATGGGCAGCTATGCGTGGTGCTAGCATTGTGTTTCATCCACAATATACAGGTTGTGTTGATAATCCCGAATTTTTTAATCAAGCAATGGTGTGTAGAAGTTTAGAAAATGACATTTATTTTGCAAGTGTAAATTATGCTTTAGAAAATCAAAAAAGCACCTCTTCTTTAATCTCTCCATCAGGAGAACGATTAATAGTTGGACAACAAAATGCACAGGAATTATTAGTTTATGATATTGACACAAAGCTAGCGACTAGGTTGCTAGCAAATCGTTTCAAACCCGATTTATTATCATAA
- a CDS encoding DUF5668 domain-containing protein yields the protein MSRITSGLLLIIIGIFFLLDTFDVINNFWVTLWPLTLVIVGLGFHIGFFAGGAKRSSAGVLVPGGILLVIGSVMLFHTTFGWGYAVNTWPIYLLAVALGLFELWLFGGRENGLLIPVSILSFLGIFFFIDNLLPISIFEFWPVVLIIIGLGMLFSTKKNKNMDI from the coding sequence ATGAGTAGAATAACTAGCGGCTTGTTATTGATAATTATTGGTATCTTTTTTTTGCTAGATACATTTGATGTAATCAATAATTTTTGGGTAACTCTTTGGCCTTTGACATTAGTAATTGTTGGTCTTGGATTTCATATTGGATTTTTCGCAGGGGGAGCTAAAAGGAGCTCTGCTGGGGTTCTCGTTCCTGGGGGTATCTTACTCGTTATTGGCTCAGTAATGCTCTTTCACACAACATTCGGTTGGGGTTATGCTGTAAATACTTGGCCTATATATTTGCTGGCAGTTGCTTTAGGGTTATTTGAATTATGGCTATTTGGAGGTCGGGAAAACGGTTTACTAATCCCAGTCTCTATATTATCATTTCTAGGTATCTTCTTTTTTATCGATAACTTATTACCAATATCAATTTTTGAGTTTTGGCCTGTAGTGCTGATTATAATTGGACTTGGTATGTTATTTAGTACCAAAAAGAATAAAAATATGGACATCTAA
- a CDS encoding GNAT family protein: MKTVGNKVILRSIEQQDLPTLWDFIYGEDEPEWKKWDGPYFPLAKESLEEFKVSTSKKMQEASLFAIEVNGKLVGTTTYYWEYKPTRWLEVGIIIYDPNYWSDGYGTDALVLWVTEMFKRFPIERVGLTTWSGNERMMKSAEKLGMKLEGRLRKCRYHNGIYYDSIKMGVLRDEWEKLYNVDLSDIHKEQPQP, from the coding sequence ATGAAAACAGTCGGAAATAAAGTAATATTAAGATCAATTGAACAGCAGGATCTACCAACGTTATGGGATTTTATCTACGGTGAAGATGAACCAGAATGGAAAAAATGGGATGGACCTTATTTTCCTTTAGCAAAAGAAAGTTTAGAAGAGTTTAAAGTAAGTACGTCAAAGAAAATGCAAGAAGCGAGTTTGTTTGCAATCGAGGTGAATGGCAAGCTAGTAGGTACAACAACTTATTATTGGGAATATAAGCCAACTCGATGGCTTGAGGTTGGCATAATTATTTATGACCCAAATTATTGGAGCGATGGTTATGGAACGGATGCTTTAGTATTGTGGGTGACAGAAATGTTTAAACGTTTTCCTATCGAACGGGTTGGTTTAACAACTTGGTCAGGTAATGAACGAATGATGAAATCAGCAGAAAAGCTTGGAATGAAGCTTGAAGGGCGTTTGAGAAAATGTCGTTACCATAACGGTATTTACTATGATTCTATTAAGATGGGTGTTCTACGTGATGAATGGGAGAAGCTGTACAATGTTGATTTGAGTGATATTCATAAGGAACAGCCGCAACCGTAA
- a CDS encoding EcsC family protein: MIETIAYLRNELKTCEDWEKDQSDLWFWDKLGRLPFKLIDRFTPKFIQKKVGLILDELGSYIQSGGTYLSSIAALKNYYPKQNILTLEDVENLPIASMDEAAARLSINRKRAATLQGASTGVGGIFTLTIDIPMLLGIQLKTLQDIAICYGFDPTDKNERIFIVKVLQFISADIVGKKTILQQLSMFDSNQNEQSREVVSELQGWREVVFSYRDQIGWKKLFQMIPIAGLLFGAFINRSAVNDIAEAGTMMYRKRAILKRIKLKEEE; this comes from the coding sequence ATGATCGAAACGATAGCATATTTAAGAAACGAGCTAAAGACTTGTGAAGACTGGGAAAAAGATCAGAGTGATTTATGGTTTTGGGATAAGCTCGGACGGCTACCTTTCAAATTGATTGACAGATTCACACCTAAATTCATCCAAAAGAAGGTTGGATTGATTCTTGATGAGCTAGGGTCATATATCCAATCAGGAGGCACGTATTTAAGCTCGATAGCTGCTTTGAAAAATTATTATCCCAAGCAAAATATTCTAACTTTAGAGGATGTAGAAAACCTGCCTATTGCGAGTATGGATGAAGCTGCTGCAAGGCTGTCAATAAATCGAAAAAGAGCAGCCACATTGCAGGGGGCAAGCACTGGAGTTGGAGGTATATTTACTCTAACTATAGATATACCTATGTTGCTCGGCATCCAATTAAAAACTCTTCAAGACATAGCGATCTGTTATGGTTTTGATCCTACTGATAAAAATGAAAGAATTTTCATCGTGAAGGTTTTGCAATTTATTTCTGCTGATATTGTTGGCAAAAAAACTATTTTACAGCAGTTGTCGATGTTCGACTCTAATCAAAATGAACAAAGCAGAGAAGTTGTTTCAGAACTTCAAGGATGGAGAGAGGTTGTATTTTCATATCGTGATCAGATTGGCTGGAAGAAGCTTTTTCAAATGATCCCGATTGCTGGACTCCTGTTTGGTGCTTTTATAAATCGCTCTGCAGTAAATGATATAGCCGAAGCAGGAACCATGATGTATCGTAAGAGGGCAATTCTTAAGCGCATAAAGTTGAAAGAAGAAGAATAA
- a CDS encoding CPBP family intramembrane glutamic endopeptidase, whose translation MIFVVGKVVIIILQLPFINQIQALYETVNPTLWWHYIVLFCVIIPGEELFWRGLIQQRLSYLIKPEQAIFAGAILYASAHIYAGNIVLVLASLIGGIIWGSLYVWKRNMVLLISSHIIFDLFLVILFPLS comes from the coding sequence TTGATATTTGTAGTTGGAAAGGTAGTTATAATAATTTTACAATTACCATTCATTAATCAAATTCAAGCCCTTTATGAAACAGTAAATCCAACCCTTTGGTGGCACTATATTGTTTTGTTTTGCGTTATTATCCCTGGAGAAGAACTTTTTTGGCGTGGCTTGATTCAACAACGTCTTTCATATTTAATTAAGCCAGAACAAGCCATATTTGCAGGAGCTATTTTATACGCATCTGCACACATTTATGCAGGTAATATTGTTTTAGTTCTTGCATCTTTAATAGGAGGTATAATATGGGGTAGTTTATATGTTTGGAAAAGGAATATGGTTTTACTTATCAGTTCTCATATAATTTTTGATTTGTTTTTAGTCATACTTTTCCCACTTTCATAA
- a CDS encoding DUF6254 family protein, giving the protein MTQSKGQQERQWSVRKQSQNPHGKVKSYDELVNEATTNKNRNEKQ; this is encoded by the coding sequence ATGACACAGTCAAAAGGGCAACAAGAAAGACAATGGTCTGTTAGGAAGCAATCTCAAAATCCACACGGCAAAGTAAAATCGTATGATGAACTAGTGAATGAAGCTACAACAAATAAAAATAGGAATGAAAAACAGTAA
- a CDS encoding DUF2383 domain-containing protein, producing the protein MENNVVIKELNALLKGRYMGIHAYESYMQNVKDDELRKDLQQIQQNHKEHANLLAERIQNLGGKPVDNPGIVGNVKELVSEIKGFPDTKEGIVQGLIEGENTYSIKMSEDIVRGDLDDESLKIVEKIIDEDRSHVQHLKNILH; encoded by the coding sequence ATGGAGAACAACGTAGTTATTAAAGAATTAAATGCATTATTGAAAGGAAGATATATGGGTATACATGCTTATGAAAGCTATATGCAAAATGTAAAAGATGATGAATTGAGAAAGGATCTACAACAAATACAACAAAATCATAAAGAACATGCAAATCTATTAGCTGAAAGGATTCAAAACTTAGGAGGTAAGCCTGTAGATAATCCTGGTATTGTAGGTAATGTAAAAGAACTTGTAAGTGAAATCAAGGGATTTCCTGATACAAAAGAAGGAATTGTTCAAGGGCTTATTGAGGGTGAAAATACCTATTCAATTAAAATGTCAGAGGATATCGTAAGAGGAGATTTGGATGATGAAAGCTTAAAAATAGTTGAGAAAATCATTGATGAAGATAGGAGTCATGTTCAGCATTTAAAAAATATTCTTCATTAA
- a CDS encoding TetR/AcrR family transcriptional regulator, giving the protein MDKKNLPKEDAKSKIISHATSIFSQKGYAATSISDISKATGLSKSHIYYYFENKEMLFVFLAKKSMTEWREKWQRTSISFENTTEKLFGIARHVLYNFETPLLQAGREMATNDQVDPNTVQNLYTDLAAVPFETYLEIFQEGLETGEFSINNILETTMLFSSWMGGLCASIGILEFETLEKLFIEAVTIFLESIKP; this is encoded by the coding sequence TTGGATAAGAAAAACTTGCCAAAAGAAGATGCTAAGTCGAAAATTATCTCACATGCAACTTCAATATTTTCTCAAAAAGGCTATGCGGCTACTTCGATAAGCGATATATCCAAAGCAACTGGTTTAAGCAAAAGCCATATTTATTATTACTTTGAAAATAAGGAAATGCTATTTGTATTCTTAGCTAAAAAATCAATGACTGAATGGAGGGAGAAATGGCAGCGCACATCAATTTCATTTGAAAATACAACTGAGAAACTGTTTGGAATAGCGAGACATGTGTTATATAATTTTGAAACCCCATTGCTACAAGCAGGAAGAGAAATGGCTACTAACGATCAAGTGGATCCTAATACTGTTCAAAACTTATATACAGACCTTGCTGCTGTTCCCTTTGAAACTTATCTTGAAATATTTCAAGAAGGTCTTGAGACTGGAGAATTTTCTATAAATAACATCCTAGAGACAACAATGTTATTTAGCTCCTGGATGGGCGGTTTATGTGCATCAATTGGTATTCTTGAATTTGAAACTTTAGAAAAACTTTTTATTGAAGCCGTGACTATATTTTTAGAATCAATTAAACCTTAA
- a CDS encoding GDSL-type esterase/lipase family protein, with protein MRIALIGDSLTEGKPGVSFSSILQKRNKDILIDNYGKAGDTVISLNKRLANTTFPYEYDLTFLWIGINDVYSQLLGVKPQPFAKNHQEFKQYYHQILRILSESSTKIVTVTPSVIGEKLDNDANNTLKQLSSLIHTISIQYDNVACLDLHSLFKNELDGLNTSNYISTSAIKILFDVLLYKKAVRVDHISSKRGLYLTLDGVHLNSVGATFVAEQYEKMVNTSIQNDIKKADVIN; from the coding sequence ATGCGTATTGCTTTAATAGGAGATAGTTTAACTGAAGGAAAACCAGGTGTTTCTTTTTCATCAATTCTACAAAAGAGAAATAAAGATATCTTAATAGATAACTATGGAAAAGCAGGGGATACGGTAATCAGCTTAAACAAACGTTTAGCAAATACAACTTTTCCTTACGAATACGATTTAACGTTTTTATGGATAGGAATCAATGATGTATATTCACAATTATTAGGTGTCAAACCACAGCCTTTTGCAAAAAATCATCAAGAATTTAAGCAATACTATCATCAGATTCTTCGTATCTTGTCTGAATCATCAACTAAGATTGTCACTGTCACACCTTCAGTTATAGGGGAGAAATTGGACAATGATGCTAACAACACATTGAAGCAACTATCTTCTTTAATTCATACGATCTCTATACAATACGATAATGTAGCATGTTTAGATTTACATTCCCTCTTCAAAAACGAACTCGATGGCCTTAATACTTCAAATTATATATCTACTAGTGCTATTAAAATTTTATTTGATGTTCTCCTTTATAAAAAAGCTGTTCGAGTTGATCATATTTCATCAAAAAGGGGGTTATACCTAACTCTTGATGGCGTCCACTTAAATTCTGTAGGAGCTACATTTGTCGCTGAGCAATATGAGAAAATGGTCAACACGTCAATACAAAATGATATAAAAAAGGCTGATGTTATTAATTAG
- a CDS encoding SDR family oxidoreductase, translated as MSGRKVAIVTGGASGIGKAICNELASRNVFVVITGINERNGKCTEDELNKDGVNAKFICLDVTNEKMVRSFYSEIYSEFNRIDYIFNNAGFAMYGELYDMSIEHWEDIVDVNVWGVIYGTQFGYQLMKKQGWGYIVNTASAAGLGPSPLSAAYATTKHGVIGLTTSLHYEAENHGINVSTLCPAFVRTSAFDNAKAIKMDKRMMTNQLKKQKMMSPEKLATVAIDGVHKNKPIICPLPMRRTIDIMFLLFPVAHRLLMRLVCKVGREAKVTT; from the coding sequence ATGAGCGGTAGAAAGGTAGCGATTGTAACTGGTGGTGCATCAGGAATAGGGAAGGCAATTTGCAATGAATTAGCCTCAAGGAACGTGTTTGTAGTCATAACAGGTATTAATGAGAGAAACGGAAAGTGTACTGAAGATGAACTAAACAAAGATGGTGTAAATGCTAAATTTATATGTTTAGATGTAACAAATGAGAAAATGGTAAGGAGCTTTTATTCAGAAATATATAGTGAGTTTAACAGGATAGATTATATTTTTAATAATGCGGGTTTTGCGATGTATGGTGAACTATATGATATGTCCATTGAACATTGGGAAGACATTGTGGACGTAAATGTGTGGGGGGTTATTTATGGAACGCAATTTGGTTATCAATTAATGAAGAAACAAGGCTGGGGTTATATAGTTAACACTGCATCTGCTGCTGGACTGGGTCCTTCTCCATTAAGTGCAGCATATGCTACAACAAAACATGGAGTAATTGGTTTAACTACATCTCTTCATTATGAGGCTGAAAATCACGGAATTAACGTAAGCACACTATGTCCTGCATTCGTTCGAACATCAGCGTTTGACAATGCAAAAGCAATTAAAATGGACAAACGAATGATGACTAATCAACTTAAAAAACAAAAAATGATGTCTCCAGAGAAACTAGCAACAGTAGCTATAGACGGTGTGCACAAAAATAAACCGATAATTTGTCCACTGCCAATGAGAAGAACGATAGATATTATGTTTTTGTTGTTCCCGGTTGCACATAGATTGTTAATGAGATTAGTATGTAAAGTTGGACGAGAAGCGAAGGTCACTACGTAA
- a CDS encoding ferritin-like domain-containing protein, with protein MYYYTPQYPNQQALVHPQQRHLNTQVNNRSDHEVNTQQVVEALNEAVIGEATAIDFYERLLKAAPNEQHKNDLAHALEDEREHLKLFADLYTVLTGNEPKYKIDKVVFRTYREGLKLAYEDELKAYESYRNSYLLTKDLRVRDTFFRAFTDEIEHAIRFGFLLSKSRG; from the coding sequence ATGTATTATTACACTCCACAGTACCCGAATCAACAAGCTCTTGTCCACCCTCAACAACGACATTTAAATACACAAGTAAATAATCGATCTGATCATGAAGTCAATACACAGCAAGTTGTTGAAGCTTTAAATGAAGCTGTAATAGGTGAAGCAACAGCAATTGATTTTTATGAAAGATTATTAAAGGCTGCACCGAATGAGCAACATAAGAACGACCTTGCACATGCTTTAGAAGATGAACGAGAGCACCTCAAATTATTTGCAGACTTATACACCGTTTTAACTGGTAATGAACCTAAATACAAAATTGATAAGGTCGTTTTTAGAACATATCGTGAAGGGTTAAAGCTTGCTTATGAAGATGAACTAAAAGCTTATGAATCATACCGTAATAGCTACTTGTTAACAAAAGATTTAAGAGTTCGTGATACATTCTTTCGAGCATTCACAGACGAAATCGAACATGCAATCCGCTTCGGTTTTCTGTTGTCAAAAAGCAGGGGATGA